A region of Marinomonas maritima DNA encodes the following proteins:
- the acuI gene encoding acrylyl-CoA reductase (NADPH): MFKGVLITQEDKKNLVSVTELNESQLPEGDVLVDVYYSTLNYKDGLAITGKSPVVRSFPMVPGIDLVGKVTQCDSDAFSEGDWVLLNGFGVGEMHWGGLAEKARLKSDWLIPLPKGIEPKQSMSIGTAGYTAMLSVLALEKQGVMPNSGEILVTGANGGVGSFAIRLLNRLGYHVVASTGRMEETDYLKALGASEVIDRNTLSEPGKPLQKERWAGVIDCVGSHTLANACASTKYGGVVTACGLAQGIDFPASVAPFILRGVKLIGIDSVMRPKADRIEAWQRLSELLQPQDFDVISTEIGLEDVVETAYKLLDGQVRGRVIVVIR; encoded by the coding sequence ATGTTTAAAGGTGTATTGATTACTCAAGAAGATAAAAAAAATTTAGTGTCTGTGACAGAATTGAATGAAAGCCAGTTGCCCGAAGGCGATGTCTTGGTGGATGTCTATTACAGTACGTTAAATTATAAAGATGGTTTAGCGATTACTGGTAAATCCCCCGTTGTTCGATCCTTTCCTATGGTGCCCGGTATTGATTTGGTTGGCAAAGTGACTCAGTGTGACTCAGACGCTTTTTCTGAAGGGGATTGGGTATTATTGAATGGTTTTGGGGTGGGTGAAATGCACTGGGGCGGATTGGCTGAAAAAGCACGCTTAAAAAGTGATTGGCTCATCCCACTTCCAAAAGGTATAGAACCTAAGCAATCTATGTCAATAGGTACAGCGGGTTACACCGCCATGTTGTCGGTTTTAGCCCTTGAAAAACAAGGTGTTATGCCTAATTCTGGCGAAATTCTTGTCACTGGGGCAAACGGTGGAGTGGGCAGCTTCGCCATTCGTTTGCTCAATCGTCTTGGTTATCATGTGGTGGCGTCAACAGGACGAATGGAAGAAACTGACTATTTAAAAGCACTTGGCGCCAGTGAGGTTATTGATCGCAATACGCTTTCTGAGCCGGGTAAACCTTTGCAAAAAGAGCGTTGGGCTGGCGTCATCGATTGTGTTGGTAGTCATACCCTAGCCAATGCCTGTGCGAGCACAAAATACGGCGGTGTTGTTACCGCTTGTGGCTTAGCGCAAGGCATAGACTTCCCTGCTTCCGTCGCACCGTTTATTCTGCGTGGCGTCAAACTCATCGGCATCGACAGCGTGATGCGCCCTAAAGCGGATCGTATTGAAGCTTGGCAGCGTTTAAGTGAATTACTACAACCACAAGATTTTGATGTAATCAGCACAGAAATTGGCTTAGAGGACGTTGTAGAAACGGCCTATAAATTACTTGATGGTCAAGTACGTGGTCGAGTGATTGTCGTAATAAGATAG
- the acuR gene encoding acrylate utilization transcriptional regulator AcuR: MLNFIHEQDLIINAPEKPRRGRPKKLSADSFDTRESLLRAGMLMLTEIGFSRSGIDPILKSVGVPKGSFYHYFSSKEVFGLAVLQRYRCYFEAKLDRFLLDDAFSPLERLQRFAKDAQDGIVRHDFKRGCLVGNLEQESPNLSNVFREQLQETYQSWQIRVAACLLLALKAGEIKLHNSIEDTSQAFWIGWEGAVHRTRLMKDTQPLSLFLDFFIQAIKVK, encoded by the coding sequence TTGCTCAATTTCATTCATGAACAAGACTTAATAATAAATGCCCCCGAAAAGCCTCGTCGAGGACGACCAAAAAAGCTGTCTGCTGATTCTTTTGATACGCGTGAATCTTTGTTAAGAGCAGGTATGTTAATGCTGACGGAAATCGGCTTTTCTCGTAGTGGTATTGACCCTATTTTAAAGTCTGTAGGGGTTCCTAAAGGGTCTTTTTATCACTATTTTTCTAGTAAAGAGGTGTTTGGTCTTGCTGTTCTTCAGCGCTATCGTTGTTACTTTGAAGCTAAATTAGATCGTTTTTTATTAGATGACGCTTTTTCTCCTTTAGAGCGATTGCAGCGGTTTGCAAAGGATGCTCAGGACGGTATTGTGCGTCATGACTTTAAACGAGGCTGTTTAGTGGGTAATTTAGAGCAAGAATCGCCTAATTTATCCAATGTGTTTCGTGAGCAACTTCAAGAGACTTATCAGAGCTGGCAAATTCGTGTCGCTGCGTGCCTTCTGCTGGCATTGAAAGCGGGTGAAATTAAGCTGCATAATTCTATTGAAGATACATCTCAAGCATTTTGGATTGGTTGGGAAGGTGCGGTTCACCGGACACGATTAATGAAAGACACTCAGCCCTTAAGTCTTTTCTTAGACTTCTTTATACAGGCGATTAAGGTGAAATAG
- the mnmG gene encoding tRNA uridine-5-carboxymethylaminomethyl(34) synthesis enzyme MnmG, with amino-acid sequence MDFPSRFDVIVVGGGHAGTEAALASARMGVKTLLLSHNIETLGQMSCNPAIGGIGKSHLVKEIDALDGAMALATDKAGIQFRTLNSRKGPAVRATRAQADRILYKAAIRYKLENQENLWLFQQSVEDLIVEDGAARGIITQTGIRFNGKTVVLTAGTFLGGIIHIGLQNHSGGRAGDPPSIGLAEKLRAVNRGDLESFWWPLRALPFRVDRLKTGTPPRVDARSVDFSQMQAQPGDDTTPVMSYMGNRAMHPRQIECFITHTNERTHDIIRAGMDRSPMYTGVIEGVGPRYCPSIEDKIVRFADKNSHQIFIEPEGLTTHELYPNGISTSLPFDVQIELVRSMKGMENAHIMRPGYAIEYDYFNPQDLKYSLETKHMPGLFFAGQINGTTGYEEAGAQGLLAGLNAALLAQDKDAWTPRRDEAYLGVLVDDLISMGTKEPYRMFTSRAEYRLILREDNADMRLTEKGRELGLVSDERWAAFCKKREAIELETQRLKSSWIVPNSPESDIINPKLETPITHEYNLLDLLKRPNIVYSDVADLKNALDEPVDEQVSEQVQIAVKYAGYITRQAEDIERLRRQENTALPDDLDYSKMEGLSNEIKQKLTQLRPATLAAASRIQGVTPAAVSLLLIHLKKRAIARKSA; translated from the coding sequence GTGGATTTCCCAAGTCGCTTTGATGTGATTGTGGTTGGTGGTGGACATGCTGGTACAGAAGCTGCTTTGGCTTCAGCACGTATGGGCGTTAAAACATTGTTACTTTCCCACAACATTGAAACTTTAGGACAAATGTCCTGTAACCCTGCTATTGGTGGCATTGGAAAATCCCATTTAGTAAAAGAAATTGATGCTTTGGATGGTGCTATGGCATTGGCAACCGATAAAGCAGGTATTCAATTTCGCACCTTGAACTCTCGAAAAGGTCCAGCTGTTCGAGCAACTCGTGCTCAAGCTGACCGCATATTATATAAAGCGGCTATTCGTTATAAATTAGAAAATCAAGAAAATCTTTGGCTTTTTCAACAATCCGTAGAAGATCTCATCGTTGAAGATGGTGCCGCTCGAGGTATTATTACCCAAACTGGTATTCGTTTTAATGGTAAAACCGTCGTGTTAACCGCGGGGACTTTTTTAGGTGGCATCATACACATTGGTTTACAGAATCATTCTGGTGGCCGAGCTGGAGATCCACCTTCAATAGGTTTGGCCGAAAAGTTACGCGCTGTTAACCGCGGGGATCTAGAATCATTCTGGTGGCCGTTACGCGCTCTACCGTTTCGAGTTGATCGTTTAAAAACAGGTACACCGCCTAGAGTTGATGCACGTTCAGTTGATTTTTCCCAAATGCAAGCACAACCCGGCGACGACACTACGCCCGTTATGTCGTACATGGGAAATAGAGCGATGCATCCTCGTCAAATTGAATGTTTTATTACCCATACCAATGAACGAACTCATGACATTATTCGTGCTGGTATGGATCGGTCTCCTATGTATACTGGTGTAATTGAAGGGGTAGGGCCGCGTTATTGTCCTTCTATTGAAGACAAAATAGTGCGCTTTGCGGATAAAAATTCACATCAGATTTTTATTGAGCCAGAAGGTTTAACAACACACGAACTTTACCCCAATGGTATTTCGACGTCCTTGCCGTTTGATGTTCAAATTGAGCTAGTTCGCTCGATGAAAGGAATGGAAAACGCGCATATTATGCGTCCTGGTTACGCTATCGAATACGATTACTTTAATCCTCAAGATTTAAAATATTCTTTAGAAACCAAACACATGCCAGGTTTGTTTTTCGCCGGACAAATCAACGGTACAACCGGTTATGAAGAAGCGGGGGCGCAAGGTTTATTGGCGGGTTTAAACGCGGCATTACTGGCACAAGATAAAGATGCTTGGACACCTCGTCGTGATGAAGCCTATCTTGGTGTATTGGTAGATGATTTGATTTCTATGGGAACCAAAGAACCTTATCGTATGTTTACCAGTCGTGCGGAATATCGTTTGATTTTACGTGAAGACAATGCCGACATGCGCCTAACAGAGAAAGGCCGTGAATTGGGTCTGGTGTCTGATGAACGTTGGGCTGCATTTTGTAAAAAACGCGAAGCGATTGAGCTTGAAACACAACGACTCAAATCAAGCTGGATTGTACCTAATTCACCGGAATCAGATATTATTAATCCAAAATTGGAAACGCCGATTACGCATGAGTATAACTTGCTCGATTTGCTTAAACGCCCCAATATTGTGTATTCCGATGTGGCTGATTTAAAAAATGCGCTTGATGAACCGGTAGATGAACAGGTGTCTGAACAAGTTCAAATAGCGGTAAAATACGCGGGCTACATTACTCGTCAAGCGGAAGATATTGAGCGACTACGTCGTCAAGAAAACACTGCGTTGCCGGATGATTTGGATTATTCAAAGATGGAAGGTTTGTCAAATGAGATCAAGCAAAAGCTGACTCAGTTGCGCCCTGCCACATTGGCTGCGGCGTCTCGTATTCAAGGTGTAACACCTGCTGCGGTGTCCTTACTGTTAATTCACTTGAAAAAACGTGCGATTGCGCGCAAAAGTGCCTAG
- a CDS encoding F0F1 ATP synthase subunit B, with translation MNLNLTLLGQAISFAIFVWFCMKYVWPPVIAALEERSKKIADGLEAANRASRDLELAQEQASQTLRVSKENAAEIIEQANKRANQIIDEANEQVIADGKRLREAAQAEIEQDVLRAKEALRSQVSVLAFAGAEKILGATIDEKAHSEIVEKLAKEL, from the coding sequence GTGAACTTAAATCTCACACTTCTAGGCCAAGCTATATCGTTTGCCATTTTTGTCTGGTTCTGCATGAAATACGTGTGGCCACCAGTAATTGCTGCGCTCGAAGAGCGTAGTAAAAAAATTGCAGACGGTTTGGAAGCAGCGAACCGTGCTTCACGTGATCTTGAGTTGGCACAAGAACAAGCCTCTCAAACTCTACGTGTAAGCAAAGAGAACGCGGCCGAGATTATTGAACAAGCCAACAAACGTGCGAACCAAATTATCGACGAAGCAAACGAACAAGTAATTGCCGATGGCAAACGCTTGCGCGAAGCAGCTCAAGCAGAGATAGAACAGGATGTATTGCGTGCTAAAGAAGCATTGCGTTCACAAGTTTCTGTCCTTGCCTTTGCTGGTGCCGAGAAGATTTTGGGAGCCACTATTGACGAAAAAGCACATAGCGAGATCGTTG
- the atpB gene encoding F0F1 ATP synthase subunit A: MGIESPTASAYIKHHLQNLTYGQHPDGTWGLAHDAKEAADMGFWAIHVDTMAVSIALGILFLWLFRKAAKKISTDTPSGLQNFVELMVEFVDNSVKETFHGKSKVIAPLALTIFVWVFLMNFMDLIPVDFLPAVAQWVGVSIFGADPHNVYFKFVPTTDINATLGMSLSVFALIVFYSIKVKGISGFVGELTLQPFGKWMIPFNFLLEGVGLLAKPVSLALRLFGNLYAGELIFILIAILPWGLQWALSVPWAIFHILIIVLQAFIFMMLTIVYLSMAHEDH, translated from the coding sequence ATGGGTATTGAAAGTCCAACAGCTTCTGCATATATAAAGCATCACCTTCAGAATTTGACTTATGGTCAACATCCTGACGGTACATGGGGTCTTGCCCATGATGCAAAAGAAGCAGCAGACATGGGATTCTGGGCAATTCATGTAGACACTATGGCGGTTTCAATCGCCTTGGGTATATTGTTCTTGTGGTTGTTCCGTAAAGCAGCAAAGAAAATATCAACAGATACACCATCAGGACTGCAAAACTTTGTAGAGCTTATGGTTGAATTTGTTGATAACAGCGTTAAAGAAACCTTTCATGGTAAGAGTAAGGTCATTGCACCTTTGGCTCTGACTATTTTTGTTTGGGTTTTCTTGATGAACTTCATGGATTTGATCCCAGTTGACTTTTTGCCAGCTGTTGCACAATGGGTGGGAGTGTCTATATTTGGCGCTGATCCTCATAATGTGTATTTCAAATTTGTTCCTACAACAGACATTAATGCCACATTAGGCATGTCACTCTCTGTTTTTGCGTTGATTGTGTTCTATAGCATCAAGGTAAAAGGCATTAGTGGGTTTGTTGGTGAACTGACGTTACAGCCTTTCGGCAAATGGATGATTCCTTTCAACTTCTTGCTTGAAGGTGTCGGTCTACTTGCTAAGCCTGTTTCATTAGCATTGCGATTGTTCGGTAACTTGTACGCTGGTGAATTGATCTTCATTTTGATTGCTATATTACCTTGGGGCCTACAATGGGCTCTGTCGGTACCATGGGCAATCTTCCATATTTTGATTATCGTGCTTCAAGCCTTCATCTTTATGATGTTGACTATCGTCTATTTAAGTATGGCGCACGAAGATCACTAA
- a CDS encoding ParB/RepB/Spo0J family partition protein gives MTMKKRGLGRGLDALLAPQKAATHDVDHGANNEEIKGLTYLPVDWLSKGKFQPRRDMNPAQLEDLASSIRNQGIMQPIVVRPSGHNQYEIIAGERRWRAAKLADLTQVPVIVRHVEDADAVVLALIENIQREDLNPVEEALALQRLVEDFHLTQQEVADTVGKSRSTVANLLRLLGLTPEVRRLLEHGDIEMGHARALLPLEHDKQIQAASQVVTKSLSVRETERLVKNFQVIEKNEDSKPTLPDLSAEAERISQKINAAVKIQPSSKGKGKLVIEYRNPEHLELLISELLTGK, from the coding sequence ATGACGATGAAAAAAAGAGGTCTAGGTCGTGGCTTAGATGCATTATTAGCGCCTCAAAAGGCGGCGACTCACGATGTTGATCATGGCGCCAATAATGAAGAAATAAAAGGCCTGACTTACTTGCCTGTAGATTGGCTTTCGAAAGGTAAATTTCAGCCTCGTCGCGACATGAACCCTGCGCAATTAGAAGATTTGGCATCGTCGATTCGTAATCAAGGTATTATGCAGCCTATTGTGGTCCGCCCCAGTGGTCATAATCAATATGAAATTATTGCGGGTGAACGTCGTTGGCGTGCTGCCAAATTAGCTGATTTAACCCAAGTACCTGTTATTGTTCGTCATGTTGAAGACGCCGACGCGGTCGTATTGGCGTTGATCGAAAATATTCAGCGTGAAGACTTAAACCCAGTAGAAGAAGCGTTAGCGTTACAGCGTTTGGTTGAGGATTTTCACCTCACGCAGCAAGAAGTGGCTGATACTGTGGGTAAATCACGTTCAACCGTGGCTAATTTATTGCGTTTATTAGGATTAACCCCTGAAGTTCGTCGTTTATTAGAGCATGGTGATATTGAAATGGGTCATGCTAGAGCGTTACTCCCGTTAGAGCATGACAAACAAATTCAGGCGGCATCACAAGTTGTGACTAAATCTTTATCTGTCCGCGAGACAGAAAGATTGGTGAAAAACTTTCAAGTGATTGAAAAAAATGAGGATAGTAAACCTACCTTGCCTGATTTAAGTGCAGAGGCTGAACGTATCAGTCAAAAAATTAATGCTGCTGTCAAAATACAGCCTTCCTCCAAAGGAAAAGGTAAGCTTGTCATTGAGTATCGTAACCCTGAGCACCTAGAGCTCTTGATTAGTGAGCTACTCACTGGAAAATAA
- a CDS encoding sugar diacid recognition domain-containing protein — MYVLDPAIAMQIVSRTMSILGHNVNVMNNRGVILGSGDNLRIGAIHEGALLAITQNRVVEITSEAASGLIGVKPGINLPLHYQGQIIGVIGITGEFKEITPYGQLLKMTAEIIVEQANLQDKLQWENRQKEEFILQLIKGDLRDKPQLIEWASQLGISLETPRVAAIIEVSDINSKTLNNGHDTNNLKEVLHLLQYPERGNLVAMTSLNQLVILKPAFLDGHNWDPTLESARIDELLKRLPHHIKDGTKIALGHYFPNIDGIAHSYQTAQETLIIGKQFNNEERKYLFEDYSLQVLLSGLKHNWRGEILSSHYQQLQFADNKGSLRKTLAAYITHFGDLQQCANALHIHRNTLRYRLDKIQHITQLDIHALEGLFRLYLGQLIAD; from the coding sequence ATGTACGTTTTAGACCCAGCTATCGCCATGCAAATAGTCAGCCGTACCATGAGTATTTTGGGACACAATGTGAATGTAATGAACAATCGTGGTGTGATTCTTGGCTCGGGCGATAATCTGCGTATTGGTGCTATTCATGAAGGGGCGTTATTAGCGATTACTCAAAATAGAGTGGTAGAAATTACCTCAGAAGCCGCATCAGGACTTATAGGAGTAAAGCCCGGTATTAATTTACCTCTTCATTATCAAGGTCAAATTATTGGTGTTATTGGTATCACAGGGGAATTCAAAGAAATAACGCCTTACGGGCAGTTATTGAAAATGACCGCTGAGATAATCGTTGAGCAAGCCAATTTACAAGACAAACTACAATGGGAAAATCGCCAAAAAGAAGAGTTTATTCTGCAACTGATTAAGGGGGATCTCCGGGATAAACCTCAGCTCATCGAATGGGCTTCTCAGTTAGGTATTTCTCTTGAAACGCCTAGAGTTGCAGCGATTATAGAGGTGAGCGATATAAACTCTAAAACTTTGAATAACGGTCATGATACGAACAATCTGAAAGAGGTATTACACCTTTTACAGTATCCTGAGCGTGGAAATTTAGTCGCTATGACGTCTCTGAATCAACTGGTTATTTTAAAACCTGCTTTTTTAGATGGACATAACTGGGATCCTACCCTAGAAAGTGCGCGTATTGATGAACTCTTAAAACGTTTGCCTCATCATATCAAAGACGGTACAAAAATTGCTCTAGGGCATTATTTTCCAAATATAGATGGCATAGCGCATTCCTATCAAACGGCTCAGGAAACCTTGATCATTGGTAAGCAGTTTAACAATGAAGAGAGGAAGTATTTGTTTGAGGATTATTCTTTGCAGGTTTTATTATCTGGTCTTAAACATAATTGGCGAGGTGAGATTTTATCTAGTCATTACCAACAACTTCAATTCGCTGATAATAAAGGATCGTTACGAAAGACGCTCGCTGCCTACATTACTCATTTTGGGGATTTACAGCAGTGTGCTAATGCCTTACACATTCACCGTAATACGTTGCGGTATCGGTTAGATAAAATTCAACACATTACCCAATTAGACATTCATGCATTAGAGGGTCTTTTTAGACTCTATTTAGGCCAATTAATTGCGGATTAA
- a CDS encoding GntP family permease has protein sequence MSLVLILIGVIAFIVVATSKFKLHPFLTLILAAFIAAFAYGLPSSTIAKTITSGFGGILGYIGLVIVLGTIIGTILEKSGAAITMANCVIKLLGKRFPTLTMSLIGYMVSIPVFCDSGFVILNSLKQSMANRMKVSSVSMSVALATGLYATHTFVPPTPGPIAAAGNLGLESNLGLVILVGIFVAAVAALAGMLWANHFTNIEPDGEGADELKAQNEDYETLKQSYGTLPSPFKAFAPIFVPILLICFGSIAGFPSAPLGKATLYDAFVFLGQPVNALLIGLFLSLLLLKSDKKIEEFSERISQGLVVAAPILLITEAQEEFGLVHKNVNKIYSSNIMIYMYHKNTIN, from the coding sequence ATGAGCTTAGTACTGATCTTGATAGGGGTTATCGCCTTTATCGTCGTTGCAACATCTAAATTTAAACTTCACCCTTTCTTAACCCTGATATTAGCGGCATTTATCGCAGCGTTTGCTTATGGTTTACCTAGTAGTACCATTGCCAAAACGATTACATCGGGCTTTGGTGGGATTCTTGGATACATAGGACTAGTGATCGTCCTAGGTACGATTATTGGAACCATTTTAGAAAAAAGCGGTGCCGCCATTACCATGGCCAATTGCGTTATTAAGCTTCTAGGAAAACGCTTTCCTACTTTAACCATGTCCTTGATTGGTTATATGGTTTCCATCCCCGTGTTCTGTGATTCTGGCTTTGTTATTTTAAACTCATTGAAACAGTCCATGGCAAATCGCATGAAAGTTTCCAGTGTGTCTATGAGTGTGGCTCTGGCCACTGGGCTTTATGCGACACATACCTTTGTACCGCCAACGCCTGGCCCTATTGCGGCGGCAGGGAACTTAGGCCTAGAGTCAAATTTGGGTTTGGTTATCTTGGTGGGTATTTTTGTCGCTGCTGTTGCGGCTTTGGCGGGAATGTTATGGGCAAATCACTTTACTAATATCGAGCCTGATGGTGAAGGCGCGGATGAACTAAAAGCTCAAAATGAAGATTACGAAACGTTAAAACAAAGCTACGGTACACTACCAAGCCCATTTAAAGCCTTTGCACCGATCTTTGTACCTATTTTATTAATATGCTTTGGATCTATTGCTGGTTTTCCTTCTGCACCTTTGGGAAAAGCGACTTTATACGATGCATTCGTCTTTTTAGGACAACCTGTAAATGCCTTGTTAATTGGCCTGTTTTTATCTTTATTACTGTTAAAAAGTGATAAAAAAATAGAAGAGTTTAGCGAGCGCATTAGCCAAGGTTTGGTTGTTGCTGCTCCTATTTTATTAATCACAGAAGCACAGGAAGAATTTGGATTAGTTCACAAAAATGTGAACAAGATCTATTCTTCAAACATTATGATTTATATGTATCATAAAAATACAATTAATTAG
- a CDS encoding ParA family protein produces MARIIAVTNQKGGVGKTTTCVNLAASLAAMKRRVLLIDLDPQGNATTGSGLTKEELDTSVYDVLIGTHGVKEVMKKTMPGDYWVLPANGDLTGAEVVLLDLPSKETRLRAGLYEVDNDFDFILLDCPPALNMLTVNALAASQGVLIPVQCEYYALEGLTALLQTIERITQALNPSLVVEGILRTMYDPRPSLTHDVSNQLHKHFGDKVYDTVIPRNIRLAESPSYGLPVLHYEKQSRGAIAYLALAGEFIRKTVV; encoded by the coding sequence ATGGCAAGAATCATCGCAGTTACAAACCAAAAAGGTGGTGTTGGTAAAACCACCACTTGTGTCAATTTAGCGGCCTCTCTTGCGGCGATGAAACGCCGAGTTTTATTAATTGATTTAGATCCGCAAGGTAACGCCACGACAGGAAGTGGCTTAACCAAAGAAGAATTAGACACCAGTGTTTACGATGTATTAATTGGCACTCATGGCGTAAAAGAAGTCATGAAAAAAACCATGCCTGGTGATTATTGGGTATTGCCCGCTAATGGTGATTTAACCGGTGCGGAGGTTGTTTTATTAGACTTACCAAGTAAAGAAACAAGGCTACGAGCAGGCTTGTATGAAGTCGATAATGACTTTGACTTTATCTTGCTTGACTGTCCTCCTGCATTGAACATGTTAACCGTCAATGCGCTTGCCGCCTCTCAAGGTGTGCTTATTCCTGTACAGTGTGAATATTACGCTTTAGAAGGGTTAACTGCCTTACTGCAAACCATAGAGCGTATTACTCAAGCGTTAAACCCATCGCTAGTGGTCGAAGGGATTCTACGAACCATGTATGATCCTCGTCCAAGTTTAACTCACGATGTTTCCAATCAGCTTCATAAGCATTTTGGGGATAAGGTTTACGACACGGTTATCCCTCGAAATATTCGCTTAGCTGAATCGCCAAGTTATGGTTTACCTGTTTTACATTATGAAAAACAATCTCGTGGAGCCATTGCTTACCTTGCTCTAGCGGGTGAGTTTATTCGAAAAACTGTCGTGTGA
- the atpE gene encoding F0F1 ATP synthase subunit C: protein METVVGLTAIAVALLIGLGALGTAIGFGILGGKFLEGAARQPEMVPMLQVKMFIVAGLLDAVTMIGVGIALFFTFANPFVALVAG from the coding sequence ATGGAAACTGTAGTTGGTCTTACTGCGATCGCTGTAGCCCTTCTAATCGGTCTAGGTGCCCTAGGTACTGCGATTGGTTTTGGTATATTGGGTGGAAAGTTCTTGGAAGGCGCAGCGCGTCAACCAGAAATGGTTCCAATGCTGCAAGTTAAAATGTTCATCGTAGCGGGTCTTCTTGATGCCGTAACTATGATCGGTGTAGGTATCGCATTGTTCTTCACTTTTGCGAATCCTTTTGTTGCTTTGGTCGCTGGTTAA
- a CDS encoding ATP synthase subunit I — protein sequence MGSNKPLSASAIISARKKAVFRFLLLQLSLTLFVSLGIFYIAGCLYGYSFILGALTSILPSIYMAWRIFGYKGVRPAKDVVRSFYRGEAGKLAMTVVLLSLVFLLIKPLAAGAFFAGFGGAILSHWLSPIVLRNT from the coding sequence ATGGGGTCAAATAAGCCGTTAAGCGCGAGTGCAATCATCAGCGCCAGAAAGAAGGCTGTATTTCGTTTCCTTTTGCTACAATTATCTTTAACTCTTTTTGTATCTTTGGGAATTTTTTACATTGCGGGTTGTCTGTATGGGTACTCTTTTATATTGGGCGCATTGACCAGTATACTACCCAGTATTTATATGGCTTGGCGGATTTTTGGCTATAAAGGGGTCCGTCCTGCAAAAGATGTTGTTAGATCATTCTATCGAGGAGAAGCCGGTAAGTTGGCTATGACAGTGGTTTTATTGTCGCTGGTGTTTCTTCTGATAAAACCATTAGCTGCAGGTGCTTTTTTTGCAGGTTTTGGCGGTGCAATTTTGAGTCATTGGCTCAGTCCTATCGTGCTAAGAAATACTTAA
- the rsmG gene encoding 16S rRNA (guanine(527)-N(7))-methyltransferase RsmG, with protein sequence MTHFDTIQKGAQQMGAALSDDTIQTLVNYLAMLEKWNKAYNLTAIRDVEQMISLHLLDSLATLPYITGEHIIDVGTGPGLPGMVLAICCPEKRFTLLDSNGKKTRFLTQVKMELGIHNVTVENERVEKHSHQGEYDHVISRAFASLQDMIRWTLPLPSNTGNFLAMKGVYPSEEIAALPKEVDLVSVEPLNVPDIQAERHMVVMTRKG encoded by the coding sequence GTGACACACTTTGACACCATTCAAAAAGGCGCCCAACAAATGGGCGCTGCTCTCTCTGATGATACCATTCAGACCCTTGTTAATTATCTTGCCATGCTTGAAAAATGGAACAAGGCGTATAACCTGACCGCCATTCGTGATGTTGAGCAAATGATTTCTTTGCACCTGTTGGATAGCTTGGCAACATTACCTTATATTACGGGTGAACATATTATAGATGTCGGCACAGGTCCTGGCTTACCTGGTATGGTGCTTGCTATATGTTGTCCAGAAAAACGTTTTACTTTACTTGACAGTAATGGCAAAAAAACACGCTTCCTAACCCAAGTTAAAATGGAACTGGGGATTCATAATGTAACGGTAGAGAATGAACGGGTTGAAAAGCATAGTCATCAAGGTGAATACGATCACGTTATTTCTCGAGCCTTTGCTTCTCTACAAGATATGATTCGGTGGACTCTGCCTCTGCCTAGTAATACGGGTAATTTTTTAGCCATGAAAGGGGTTTACCCTAGTGAAGAAATAGCGGCGCTACCGAAAGAGGTTGATTTAGTGTCAGTAGAGCCTCTTAATGTGCCAGATATTCAGGCGGAGCGTCACATGGTAGTGATGACGCGTAAAGGATAA